The genomic region TGAAAAAACAACTTCAGGCCATTCAGCCACAGATCATTTGTACTCTGGGCCGCATCGCCACGCAGGTGTTATTGGGGACCCCGGTGCCCTTGAACCGACTGAGGGGCCAATGGCAGAAGTGGCAGGATATTGAACTAATGCCCACTTTTCATCCCTCCTATCTGCTGCGGTTTCCGGCGGAACGCAAAAAGACCTGGGAAGACATGCAAAAAGTGATGGCGGTTTATGGCTCGGGACACCATGGGGCGTAGGGTCGTATTTTTCCTTATTGTGCTGCTGGGCCTCTCGAACTGGGCACCGGCTCAGGCAATCCCCAGGCCAACCATATATGTGTTGTCGGCCACCGGGTCGATCAATCCCGGGCTGGCCGAATTTATCCTGGATGGCATCCGCACTGCTGAACAGGCCCGGGCAGATGCCCTGGTCATCCAGCTGGATACTCCCGGGGGTCTGGATACCTCAATGCGACAGATCGTGCAGGGGATTATCAATGCCAAGATCCCGGTCTTGGTCTATGTCTCACCCAAGGGGGCGCGGGCCGCCTCGGCCGGACTGATGATCACTATGGCCGCCCACGTTGCCGCCATGGCACCTGGCACCAATATCGGCGCCGCCACTCCGGTAGCCCTGGGAATCAAGCAGACCGACAAGGTTATGGCTCGCAAGGCGGTTAACGATATGGTGGCCTATGTCCAGTCTTTAGCCAAGGAGCGGGGGCGGAACCAACAATGGGTGGAAAAGGCGGTGCGCCACAGCGCCTCTATTCCGGCTGATAAAGCCCTGCGTCTCAAGGTCATTGATCTGATGGCCGAAGATCTGGATGAGTTATTGGCCCAAGTAAATAATCGACCCATAAGGATCGGGAAAGGCATTATAAAGTTACAGACCGCTAACGCCCACCTGGTTCCGATTAAAGAGGGTCTGCGGATCACTATCCTGAAGCGCATCGCCGACCCTAACATTGCTTTTATTTTAATGATGATTGGCCTGGCCGGGCTCTATTTTGAACTGGCCCATCCCGGAGTAATTTTCCCCGGGGTGGTGGGCGCGCTGGCCCTGCTCCTGGCCTTTTTTGCCTTTCAGACTTTACCGATCAACATGACCGGGGTATTATTAATTCTGTTGGCCTTCATTTTTTTTCTATTGGAGATCTATGTAACCAGCTATGGGTTGCTTGCCGTGGCTGGAGTTGCATCGTTGTTGCTGGGTTCGATAATGCTGCTTCGGAAGGGTGAGGCTGGCATGGGAATTTCCTGGGAAATCCTCTTACCAACGGTCATTATTATCTCTTTATTCTTTGTTGGTGTGACTATTCTGGTCCTTCGGGCCCAGATGAGCAAACCCTCGACCGGCGCAGCCGGCCTGGTCGGAGAGAGAGGGGTGGCGCGGACGGCGCTCGCTCCGGAAGGGAGAGTATTTATCCATGGAGAATATTGGACGGCAATGAGCGAGGAACCCATCGCCGCCGGGGAACCTGTCGAGGTGGTAAAGGTGATA from Deltaproteobacteria bacterium harbors:
- a CDS encoding nodulation protein NfeD; the encoded protein is MARDTMGRRVVFFLIVLLGLSNWAPAQAIPRPTIYVLSATGSINPGLAEFILDGIRTAEQARADALVIQLDTPGGLDTSMRQIVQGIINAKIPVLVYVSPKGARAASAGLMITMAAHVAAMAPGTNIGAATPVALGIKQTDKVMARKAVNDMVAYVQSLAKERGRNQQWVEKAVRHSASIPADKALRLKVIDLMAEDLDELLAQVNNRPIRIGKGIIKLQTANAHLVPIKEGLRITILKRIADPNIAFILMMIGLAGLYFELAHPGVIFPGVVGALALLLAFFAFQTLPINMTGVLLILLAFIFFLLEIYVTSYGLLAVAGVASLLLGSIMLLRKGEAGMGISWEILLPTVIIISLFFVGVTILVLRAQMSKPSTGAAGLVGERGVARTALAPEGRVFIHGEYWTAMSEEPIAAGEPVEVVKVINLKLLVRRVTSS